One Candidatus Cloacimonadota bacterium genomic window, GAATTCCGTGAGCCCCTGGACTAAACCCAATAATACTGTTTGCAAAAAGTTCATAATATCTCCGGTATGTTTCGTTCTCCGATTTGAGACAGCGGAACCAAGGTGAATCCGGCTTTTTTCAGCCTTTTTAATATGCTTTTCAGATAATCCAACTTGTCACTATTGTGGCAATGTGTAATGGCAATCACATGATTCTGTACACTGGCCAATTCCAGGATTCGGTTCAATTTCGCTTCCATGGTAGATTGGCTGATGTTTGGGCTATCCAAAAAGATGTCGTTCCGAAAGGTTTTCAAATTCGATTTCTGTGCGGTTTGATAGGCAATGGAGACGTTTGTGGTTCGACTGTCCAAGAAGAGCATGTCATGCTTCTTCAATGCGTTCATCACTGCTTGCATCACATCGGGATCGGTGGTTGCCAAACTTCCCATGTGATTGTTTATTCCGATACAATCCGGCAGCTTGGCTTTGAAATGGTCCAGAATCTTGGCGATCTTCTCTTCGCTGTGCTGTACCAGGATGGCGTTTGAACCCGGATTCACTCTGGGATAGCCAATTGGCTCCATGGGAACGTGAATAATGGTCTCTCGCCCTTGAGCGGTAGCACGATGCATGGTGGATTCGCTGTTCTTTTCATCCGGGAATATTGCAAAACAGATCTCTGGATCAAGCTCGAAGAAACCATCCAGCAGGCTTCCGTCGATAGCACCAAAATCATCGATCACTATGGTAATGGTCTTGGTATCAGTTTTACTCTGATATACTGAAGAATCGTAATATATATCCAGTTCGTACCTTTCACGGATGCCTTTTTTGGTAAATGCAAGGCTGTGTTTATTGTGGTTATCCTTGCCTTCCAACAAAGCAGCACCGGCATGTTCCATAGCTCCTTTGAAGATCATGTTTGCATAAGTGAGATCCATCTGACTTCTGTCTATGGGAAGTGAGTAGCATACGATGTTTTCCACTTTCCTCCGGTGGGTAGCGCTAATGGGGACTCCCAGTTTCTCAGAGGTTTTGCGGACTACAAGATCAAGTTCGCTTTCACCGGGTTTTGGTTTATCCGGTTCCGGTTTCTGCTCTTTCTTGGGAGCTGTTTCATGACTGCCGGTAGCAGGTTTAGAGCTTGCTATTTCATCTGTTTGCCTATTATCTTGCAGTTCTCTTTTCTCGCTGGATACCGGCTTTGCGGTTCGTTCAATAATCTCTTGGGCAACTATCTGCTCCAAATCCTGGGGTGCAGGCATTGGTTCCCGAATGAGAGCCCACATAATCAAAGCTGTGGTGATGCCTGCAACCAGGAATAATCCCAAATGGGGACGGCGGCGTTTTATCTTCTTTATCTTGTGTCTCTTGCTTGCGTTTGGCTTCCTTATCGTTTTAGGCATTATTCACCTGATTGATGGAGATTGGATGCATTGTCAGCAACAGCCTCTGACCAAGTTTGATGATTGGATAGAAAAAGAGATTGGACAGCATAAAGGCAGCAAACAGCATAAACACATTAAAGAATATACTTCCCATACTAATAACCGGTATCAGTTCAATGAATAGCTGCTGGCCGCTTAAAGTACTTAGAAAACTCAAGGCAGGGCTGATAATCACTACAATCAGGATCAGATACAGTCGGATTGCAGCCAATACTAGCACCAGCATCAATACATTGTATCTCAAAGCAATCCAAGGATGACGTAACATCCATGCCAGACAGTGTCTTTCACTGCGCCTGAGGCTGAAATCCCGCTTTTGAAAAGGGCTGATCCACATCGATCGGAGGAAGTAAAAAAGAATCAGAAACACGGTGAAAGCGCGGAAAAAGAACCACACTCCCTGCCTGAGCGGTAGATTGATCCCATAATAATAGCTCAGGAATTTGCTGAGGACGTAGAAAGCCATCAGAACGATGAGAGTCACAAACAGATAAAGGTGCAGATTAATCACATGATCCCAGAAATCGCTAAGCCGCTTTGGGAAAAGGCGGTGGGGTCCCTCAAAGAAAGTACAGTATAGCTTCAGCACCATAAATGCAACATAAGCAAATAGGACAGTAAAGAAAACCAAAGGCAGATAATGAATTCGCATGGTCATCAAAGAGCTGAATGACTCCAGTAAATCACTGCCGGACAGCCAGTAAAATATCGTCCCAGGATACAGGAATACTTGAATACCGTTGTACTCGGAACACATGGCTTTTAGCAGATTGCGCAATATGCGTTGAAACTTGTTCAAATATACCGCCTAAAACCTATGGTAGATTCCAGCTTTGATAGAAACACCTTGTCGGGGCAGGTTGTTGAACGCTCTAATGTCTGAATTCAGAACATTCTCACACCGTAAGTACAATTTGCTAAAACGCTCAATCTCATACGCTCCTTCAAAGCTGAGATCAAATACCTCCTTCATATCCTGCTGTAGATGATCAACGCTGAAATAGTATTGATTCATTGAGACTGATAATGAATAGGGGTACTGATTGAAGCTAAAGGCGGATTCTGCCTGTAAAAGGGAGTTGTATGGCTTTCTGATCCAGTCCTGCTGTGCAAGATAGGCCAAACTAAGCTTCAGCGATTGGTCGAAAACCACTCTTCCCTGGCCGAAACCCGCGTGTATTGTGCTGGTATTTATAAATACATCGTCGTAATATGACATCGGAATTTTAGGATTGTTGCTATCTGTAAGAAGTGCATCGTTAATCCTATATTGACTGTTATTTACAACCGCGAAGCTGCGCAGAAAAGACTCTGTGCTTACGGGAAGGACATCCTCCAAACGGATGCTGAAATCCAATGGTATCAGAGTGTGTTTCGGTTTGGAAGGTATATATATCCATCGGTAAGCCCTGAGCACACCCGCATAGGGATTGATCTGAATACTGGGGCTGTTCACTATACTGAGTTGCTGATCGTAATCAGTTATGTAGCGCAAGTTAAATCCAGGAGCAGGTATGAAATGGCGGCCATCATACATCAAGTGCATAGAGCCCTTATCGAAGTTTGTGACATCGAATTCCGCGTAGCTATGCCAACTGCTGCGCCCCGTATGGAAGTAGCCTCGGTTTCCCCAATCAAAATCGGGAAAACTCAGTACACTACTGTGCACAAAGTTTGCACTGCTGTGTTCGCGCTCGAGACTCTGGTTGCGTTGATCAAGCAAGTCTATACCAAAGGTATTTGACATCCTGTTCAGGTCAAAATGTTTGAAGCTGTATCGGTCTTTAAATATATAGAGTTCGGCAGCCAAGTATTTACTATTTAGTGACTTTCCTTCTGCATCCAGGCGAATCAAATCCAGTGCCACGTCCTCCCCAGAGATCAACCGGAATGCTCCTGAACCCTGGAAATGGCTTGAGACATAATCACTCTTGGGAGCATACAGGGACATTGCTATACCCAGAGAACTAATGCTTTCATGATCGGGGCTGTACTTGTAATCCGCATCCAGCTTCATCCGGCTGCTAGCCTGTGCGTGAATGTAATGCTGCAGTTCGGGAGCCTTGTCAGAAGTCGTCTTTGCAGTCATTACCGGAAGTGATTCGGGCAGATAAGTGCGCAGGCTGTCGTTCATGAGACTATCGTTGCTATATGGTAGCGCTTTCTTGTACAAAAAGATCTTTACCTGGCTTTCTCCGCTAACTTCGATATCCGGCAGAACCTGGATCTGAGCAAAAAGGAATGAACAGATGAACAGGACGATGAAGAGACTCAGTTTTCTCATTCCTGCTCCTCATCTTGCATCAATGTGTTCAATTCTTGAAGATGCTGTTCCGAAAGCAAGGGAGCATAATCCCATAAATGCATTTGCGCTTCTTCGGTAGCACCTGACTTCAAGTAAGAAAGAATTGTATAGTATGCAGCATTATCCTGGATATCGGGAAAATCACCAAAGATCATCATAATCTTCCCCAATTCATCGATGGCTGCTTCGTAGTTTTCTATTCTATGCAGTATAAGTGCTTTATTCAGGAACGCAGTGGCATGGTCATGCGTGCTCGGACTGTTATTTATGATGTCTTCCGCAAGAAGATCCGCTTCGTCGTAATGCTGGCTATGCATCAGGTAATCCAGCTTCAGGATGCTCGACGCGTGAACTTGCGTTTCGTATTCGGCACCCAGATCCCAAAGCTGCTCAAAGTCTATAAATCCCGCAGCAACTGATGCTGAAAGGGCTTTGTACCATAGTTCTGGACTGGGTTCCTGTTGTAGTGCGTCGTGGAACTTGTTTATTGCATCATCATAGTTACCTGTTAGAATATCCACTTCAGCCCAACTGATCAGTGCCTGCATATCCTGAGTATCGGAATAGAGATTACTGAGCAATGAATCTGCCTGTTGATACTCGTTCAGGTTTATCAAGCTCTGTGCCATCAACATCTCCACATCATTGCGCTTGTAGTCGGGGAATTCGCTGCGGAGGTTTTGGGCTTGTTCCAAGACATCATTCCACATATCGCGCCCGGCATAGAGCTTTGTGAGTAAGTAGGATAATTCAAAACGGATATATTCGCTGTGGAAGGAATCTGCCATCTCCATCAATTCCATACTCGGAGCTGGATCATCGATTCGGGACAGAGAGAAGTCCAAGCCGGTAAAGACTTCTCGTAGAAGAGCTTGATCGGCATCGTTGAAGTCTTGAATATTTCTGAAACGACGCAGTATGTTCATGTAATCGGTGGTCGCTTGGTGATAATTTCCCAAGTTGAAATAGCTGTTTGCTACATCAGCCAGCACGGGGAGGTAGTATTGCGAATCAGGGTAAGTCTGCAGAAAATGATCAAAGAGTTCCAGGGCGAGGTTGTAATCCCCGGCAGCGTATGCGGATTTGGCTCCCAGATACAGGTATGTATCCGGACTCTCCTGACCTTCGAAGAGTTCCATATATAGTCGAGAAGCTTCAGTGTATTGTTTTAGCTGATACAGACACAGTGCTCTATAGCTCTTTGCTTCACTTTTCCTTAGCTTGTCTTCAGTGCTGTTTTCTGCCGTCTGAAACTTCTGCAAGGCTGTTTGATAGTCTTTTCGGCTAAAGTGAATGTGCCCTTCCAAGATCAGGGAATCGTAAATGGGTTTCAGTTTCGATACCCAAGTTTCGGCATGATCATATTCACCGGAGTAGTAATATATCTGAGCCACTCTCAGGATCGCATCGGAGTTTTCAGGTTCTGCTTTCACAATCTCCAGAAAAGCGTCCAAAGCCAGATTGTAGTTTGCCATGTAAAAATCCATCTCTGCCAGATAAAACTTGGCAGAGGGTAAATATGCTGATCTGGGATGACTTTCTATCAATTGCTGAAATGCGGATGTTGCCATCCGGTAATCTTTGCTTTCGTGATACAAGAATCCCAGATAGTAAAGTGCAGCATCTCTATCTTTTCCCGTGGGATACAGATTCAAGTAACGATTGAAACTTGCTAAGGCTTGGGAATTGTCTTTCACCTTTAGCCAAGCCTGGGCTATATAGAGATCAATGTCTGCTAAAAGCAGACGTTTGTTACTTTCCCTTCTTGCCTGAGCCATGTATCTTAAAGCTTCCGGATAATCCTGCTTCATGTAAGCGAAATACCCCATTGTGAAGAGCTGTTCCGCTTTCATCAAATCATTCTGAGGCTGATCGATAAAGCTTCCCAGTTGAAGCATAGCTGCCATCGGTTCTTTCTGAAACAGAATCTTGAGCCGTTCCAGATAGCTGAGCACTTTTATCTCCGGTTCGGACTGCTTCACAAGTGTTGCAAAGATGCTGTCAGCCGCTTGTGTTTCTCCTGCTTTTACAAGGACTAATGCTCGGAGATAGTCGAAGTGGGAACCTCGGGCATCGCTTTTGGACAATAGCTCAGCTGCCTCGCCAAAATTATCCACGGCAATGGCTTTGTGGATGCGTAATAGCTGGATTTGAGGATCGTTCAATATTGTCGGAATCCTAGCCATGTGTTCATCAAATTCCT contains:
- a CDS encoding tetratricopeptide repeat protein, translating into MPIYKVLVAILVLGTLFAHIAYAQTIKPSNLERYAYQYIVELYERGAGERLSREINSFQARYPQSYYNKHLRFLGANLALEQGLHDEALRIYNELLTEDLELSLRHNIYLYRAMTLIVQEDYSAAMHQIQILESETKDTVLLARANLYRARLYRRLGQYYSAMLSYQYTLKEAPEPEIEYEYFEVLVKLQKEEEAKEVLYGINEQSHIYTKSNVVWAKYLLDNNRFQEFDEHMARIPTILNDPQIQLLRIHKAIAVDNFGEAAELLSKSDARGSHFDYLRALVLVKAGETQAADSIFATLVKQSEPEIKVLSYLERLKILFQKEPMAAMLQLGSFIDQPQNDLMKAEQLFTMGYFAYMKQDYPEALRYMAQARRESNKRLLLADIDLYIAQAWLKVKDNSQALASFNRYLNLYPTGKDRDAALYYLGFLYHESKDYRMATSAFQQLIESHPRSAYLPSAKFYLAEMDFYMANYNLALDAFLEIVKAEPENSDAILRVAQIYYYSGEYDHAETWVSKLKPIYDSLILEGHIHFSRKDYQTALQKFQTAENSTEDKLRKSEAKSYRALCLYQLKQYTEASRLYMELFEGQESPDTYLYLGAKSAYAAGDYNLALELFDHFLQTYPDSQYYLPVLADVANSYFNLGNYHQATTDYMNILRRFRNIQDFNDADQALLREVFTGLDFSLSRIDDPAPSMELMEMADSFHSEYIRFELSYLLTKLYAGRDMWNDVLEQAQNLRSEFPDYKRNDVEMLMAQSLINLNEYQQADSLLSNLYSDTQDMQALISWAEVDILTGNYDDAINKFHDALQQEPSPELWYKALSASVAAGFIDFEQLWDLGAEYETQVHASSILKLDYLMHSQHYDEADLLAEDIINNSPSTHDHATAFLNKALILHRIENYEAAIDELGKIMMIFGDFPDIQDNAAYYTILSYLKSGATEEAQMHLWDYAPLLSEQHLQELNTLMQDEEQE
- a CDS encoding divergent polysaccharide deacetylase family protein, giving the protein MPKTIRKPNASKRHKIKKIKRRRPHLGLFLVAGITTALIMWALIREPMPAPQDLEQIVAQEIIERTAKPVSSEKRELQDNRQTDEIASSKPATGSHETAPKKEQKPEPDKPKPGESELDLVVRKTSEKLGVPISATHRRKVENIVCYSLPIDRSQMDLTYANMIFKGAMEHAGAALLEGKDNHNKHSLAFTKKGIRERYELDIYYDSSVYQSKTDTKTITIVIDDFGAIDGSLLDGFFELDPEICFAIFPDEKNSESTMHRATAQGRETIIHVPMEPIGYPRVNPGSNAILVQHSEEKIAKILDHFKAKLPDCIGINNHMGSLATTDPDVMQAVMNALKKHDMLFLDSRTTNVSIAYQTAQKSNLKTFRNDIFLDSPNISQSTMEAKLNRILELASVQNHVIAITHCHNSDKLDYLKSILKRLKKAGFTLVPLSQIGERNIPEIL